A portion of the candidate division KSB1 bacterium genome contains these proteins:
- the csm4 gene encoding type III-A CRISPR-associated RAMP protein Csm4: MGLYAVTLRPRCAFASPIRSDTLFGAMIWGARWIHKPPDFEQLLKRLPDSPPVAVSSAFPCSFAGRETLRFFPMPILPPLQTPDIQKFTAELQKKKPKLTPKQALIQIVELNKKLNRLAFVSHSLFTEIITGRLTRPSIFASLLYAEETEKDLQLCGNILMGKNEAATFKAPEIREVMAQGNAVDRVGLATAEGQLFMRTGVSFAEHTGLWFLFYAEDAAFWRPVLRWLEDTGLGGDRSVGKGQFAFSEPEPFELPAVERADAVVMLSRYLPAHDEIDWSAKPIFYHLVGHRGKVENRFSASQHPYRERGVRLFAEGSVFPLPQSQKPFYGRLIQVDVQEDRSVYHAGTAIAVKAAIGGRA, translated from the coding sequence ATGGGACTGTATGCCGTTACGCTTAGACCGCGCTGCGCCTTTGCTTCGCCGATCCGCTCCGATACCCTTTTCGGCGCGATGATATGGGGCGCACGATGGATACATAAGCCGCCCGATTTCGAGCAGCTGCTTAAACGCCTGCCGGACTCGCCGCCGGTAGCGGTCAGCTCGGCTTTTCCCTGCTCGTTCGCCGGCCGAGAGACGCTGAGGTTTTTCCCCATGCCGATTCTGCCGCCGCTGCAGACGCCCGACATACAAAAATTTACCGCCGAGCTGCAAAAGAAAAAACCGAAGCTGACTCCAAAGCAGGCCCTCATCCAAATCGTCGAGTTGAACAAAAAACTGAACCGACTCGCGTTCGTCTCCCATTCGCTCTTTACCGAGATCATTACCGGTCGACTGACGCGGCCGTCAATTTTTGCCTCTCTTCTGTATGCGGAAGAAACGGAAAAGGATCTTCAGCTCTGCGGCAATATCTTGATGGGCAAAAACGAAGCCGCGACATTCAAGGCGCCGGAGATTCGAGAGGTTATGGCGCAGGGCAACGCCGTCGACCGAGTCGGCCTGGCCACCGCAGAAGGGCAACTGTTCATGCGCACAGGGGTATCTTTTGCAGAGCACACCGGCTTATGGTTTCTGTTCTATGCCGAGGACGCGGCGTTTTGGCGGCCGGTGCTGCGCTGGCTCGAGGACACCGGTTTGGGCGGCGACCGCAGCGTCGGCAAAGGACAATTTGCTTTCAGCGAGCCGGAGCCGTTTGAATTGCCTGCGGTTGAGCGCGCCGATGCCGTCGTCATGCTGTCCCGTTATCTGCCGGCGCACGATGAAATCGATTGGTCGGCCAAGCCGATTTTCTATCATTTGGTCGGTCACCGCGGCAAAGTGGAAAACCGCTTTTCCGCTTCGCAGCATCCTTACCGCGAGCGGGGCGTCCGTCTGTTTGCCGAAGGTTCGGTATTCCCCCTACCGCAGTCCCAAAAGCCTTTCTACGGCCGCCTGATTCAGGTCGATGTACAAGAAGATCGCTCCGTCTACCACGCCGGAACGGCGATCGCCGTCAAAGCTGCAATAGGAGGAAGAGCATGA
- the csm3 gene encoding type III-A CRISPR-associated RAMP protein Csm3: protein MDLKLKGKYYIRARMVVFTGLHIGGSSEGIEIGGVDNPVIKHPITEEPYIPGSSLKGKLRHLLEWSHEDGPKFNVKTPGKFQPCDCGNCEVCRLFGVSSSDTNIRQVAGPSRLTVYDAYLIDEENPSGGKRKYLTKSDLEKYLGENIYTEIKTENALDRVTSAANPRPLERVPAGAAFKVEMMVDIYQDSDIILLKRLFSGLALLEDSYLGGAGSRGSGRVYFEDLYIEWRPVEDYYRNGKNGKPVSLNEVKDVKDFVANFEKLFNHEKQAQGA, encoded by the coding sequence ATGGATCTCAAACTTAAAGGCAAATACTATATCCGCGCGCGGATGGTGGTGTTCACCGGCCTGCACATCGGCGGGTCCTCCGAGGGCATCGAGATCGGCGGCGTCGACAATCCGGTCATCAAACACCCGATCACCGAAGAACCCTACATCCCCGGCTCTTCCCTTAAAGGCAAACTGCGCCATCTTTTGGAGTGGAGTCATGAAGATGGGCCGAAATTCAATGTTAAAACCCCCGGCAAATTTCAGCCCTGCGACTGCGGTAATTGCGAAGTGTGCCGCTTGTTCGGCGTTTCGTCCTCCGACACCAATATCCGCCAAGTTGCCGGTCCTTCGCGGTTGACCGTTTACGACGCTTACCTCATCGATGAAGAAAACCCGTCAGGTGGAAAAAGAAAATATCTGACCAAAAGCGATCTGGAAAAATATTTGGGCGAAAACATCTATACGGAAATCAAGACCGAAAATGCGCTCGACCGCGTCACCTCCGCCGCCAATCCGCGGCCGTTGGAGCGCGTGCCGGCCGGCGCCGCCTTTAAGGTCGAAATGATGGTAGATATTTATCAGGATAGCGATATAATTCTGCTCAAGCGGCTGTTCAGCGGCCTGGCGCTGCTGGAGGACAGCTATTTGGGCGGCGCCGGCAGCCGCGGCAGCGGCAGGGTGTATTTTGAAGATCTTTACATCGAATGGCGGCCGGTTGAGGATTATTATCGTAACGGCAAAAACGGCAAACCTGTTTCGCTCAATGAAGTCAAAGACGTCAAAGATTTCGTAGCAAATTTCGAAAAGCTTTTTAACCACGAAAAACAAGCGCAGGGAGCCTAA
- the csm2 gene encoding type III-A CRISPR-associated protein Csm2 produces the protein MNGPGAVTYGGKSFPNQRGQAEGKQKDEQIIDSIIKDINNLKAEKKTFKDVSVSQFAEENGWADCIAEKFKDKLKPTQLRKVFHSLKAVQRKVEKEDPNHLFNRETVALLLPELAYAVGRELIPEKFYKLFKTCFDAQLLQTNADFLRFMDFLTAVLAFHKYRNQRR, from the coding sequence ATGAATGGACCAGGTGCAGTTACATATGGTGGAAAAAGCTTTCCTAATCAAAGAGGGCAGGCAGAAGGGAAGCAAAAAGATGAACAAATAATAGACAGCATCATAAAGGATATCAACAATTTAAAAGCTGAAAAGAAAACATTCAAAGACGTATCCGTCTCCCAGTTTGCCGAAGAAAACGGCTGGGCGGACTGCATTGCAGAGAAATTCAAAGACAAGCTCAAGCCCACTCAACTGCGCAAAGTCTTTCACAGTTTAAAGGCCGTTCAGAGAAAAGTCGAGAAAGAAGACCCCAACCATCTTTTTAATCGGGAAACAGTCGCTCTGTTGCTGCCGGAATTGGCCTATGCCGTGGGCAGAGAGCTCATTCCCGAAAAGTTTTATAAACTTTTCAAAACGTGTTTCGACGCGCAACTTTTGCAAACCAATGCGGATTTTCTGCGCTTCATGGACTTTTTGACGGCTGTTTTGGCTTTCCACAAATATCGTAACCAAAGAAGATGA
- the cas10 gene encoding type III-A CRISPR-associated protein Cas10/Csm1, protein MTDKETIILAALLHDIGKLSQRYLSEMKMKHEQLTEAFFRSSRPYWGERADELIRLTLHHHQTGNDPAALIVQLADWLAAGEREKEERDQLSPHLSALTAAVSRVRLENDQVEEKYHQLQKLELADTVFPIDQPQLAEGSYVDLWNEFMQSLQKITTGRTYQSADLTTLFYLLKVYTSFMPGATPWEKDELRTIPDVSLFDHSRMTAAIAACLVDLDWSANLFADILNNLRSYTPPESKPCLLLRGDLSGIQAWIYRITRGDETKGTAKRLRGRSFYLSLLNQTLAEWFRRRFDLPITNILYCGGGNFDLLLPNTEDVRQRLVEYEEMLQEYLLNTYSGEIGLVTAWVEIAVADFVQSERFATVYRKIDDRLSEKKLQKYLPLLAKKPQVFTIDAMQELCPICGIHPAVLQGNQRKPCRDCETHKEIGGWIPRVNDGYLIFTYGSQPLAGFNAIDFDLPEERSTAYLLDEKQYAAFVRDAEGELFVLSLNKPGKFEIPLTNISYGFQFLGGAAPIVQKSVRQSEQELVFHRDEMLEFEEIASLGEGADYLGVLKMDVDRLGLLFSAGFDRPTISRLAALSSQFDFFFAGWLNEICREQTRTWESSLEENDPRRGLLESLFYLVYSGGDDLLVIGPWEQTLHLALRIRNEFQRFAGGNPNLHLSAGIVLVKPNYPIQRFAELADRALHQAKETEVKGRTRNHVSIFGKVLEWDEFADLIDFGIRLAEAVRSRSVPRSIVYLLHRLHLQHFRNGRENPMWIPKAYYALSRRIRKEVLEDERLNLIESVRQAMKAMIVPASYAGLKNREKRK, encoded by the coding sequence ATGACTGATAAGGAAACCATCATCCTGGCGGCACTGCTGCACGATATCGGCAAGCTTTCGCAGCGTTACCTCAGCGAAATGAAAATGAAACACGAACAACTCACCGAGGCCTTTTTCCGTTCTTCCCGGCCATACTGGGGCGAACGGGCGGATGAATTGATTCGATTGACGCTGCATCACCATCAAACGGGAAATGACCCGGCTGCCCTCATCGTCCAGTTGGCCGATTGGCTGGCTGCCGGAGAACGGGAAAAGGAAGAACGTGATCAACTATCGCCCCACTTGTCGGCTTTGACGGCTGCCGTTTCGCGAGTACGTTTGGAAAACGATCAGGTAGAAGAAAAATATCATCAACTGCAAAAACTCGAGCTTGCGGACACGGTTTTTCCCATAGATCAGCCTCAGCTGGCCGAAGGCAGCTATGTCGATTTGTGGAATGAATTCATGCAGTCTTTGCAAAAGATCACGACCGGCCGCACCTACCAATCTGCCGACCTGACCACGCTATTTTATCTATTAAAAGTGTATACCTCCTTTATGCCCGGCGCTACGCCGTGGGAAAAGGATGAACTGCGCACCATACCGGATGTGTCCCTCTTTGATCACAGCCGAATGACGGCGGCTATTGCCGCCTGCCTGGTCGATCTTGACTGGTCTGCAAACCTTTTCGCAGATATCCTCAATAATCTGCGCAGCTACACACCTCCGGAAAGCAAACCTTGTCTGCTCCTGCGCGGCGATCTTTCCGGCATCCAGGCATGGATTTATCGCATCACCAGGGGCGATGAGACGAAAGGCACGGCCAAACGTCTCCGAGGCCGCTCTTTCTATTTGTCATTGCTCAATCAGACGTTGGCGGAATGGTTTCGTCGCCGATTCGACCTGCCGATCACCAATATTCTTTATTGCGGCGGCGGCAATTTCGATTTGCTGTTGCCGAACACGGAGGACGTCCGGCAACGGCTTGTCGAATATGAAGAGATGCTGCAGGAATATTTGCTGAACACCTACAGCGGCGAGATCGGTTTGGTGACGGCCTGGGTGGAGATAGCCGTCGCCGACTTTGTGCAGTCGGAACGGTTTGCAACGGTCTATCGCAAAATCGACGACAGATTGTCGGAAAAAAAGCTGCAAAAATACCTGCCGCTTTTAGCGAAAAAACCCCAGGTTTTCACAATCGACGCCATGCAGGAGCTCTGCCCGATTTGCGGCATTCATCCGGCTGTCCTGCAGGGAAATCAGAGAAAGCCCTGTCGAGATTGCGAAACTCACAAAGAAATCGGCGGTTGGATTCCGCGGGTCAACGATGGTTATTTGATCTTTACATATGGTTCACAGCCGTTAGCCGGATTTAATGCAATTGACTTTGACCTGCCTGAAGAGAGATCGACCGCTTATCTGCTTGACGAAAAGCAATACGCTGCTTTTGTTCGTGACGCCGAGGGAGAACTTTTTGTTTTGTCTTTGAATAAGCCGGGCAAATTTGAAATTCCGCTGACAAATATCTCTTACGGATTTCAGTTCCTAGGCGGCGCGGCGCCGATCGTGCAGAAATCGGTTCGTCAATCCGAGCAGGAACTGGTCTTTCATCGCGATGAGATGCTGGAATTTGAGGAAATAGCCTCCCTAGGCGAAGGTGCCGATTACCTCGGCGTGTTAAAGATGGACGTGGATCGCTTGGGACTCTTGTTCAGCGCCGGTTTCGACCGACCGACCATTTCCCGCTTGGCGGCGCTGAGCAGTCAGTTCGATTTCTTTTTCGCCGGTTGGCTCAACGAAATCTGTCGGGAGCAAACCCGAACATGGGAAAGCAGCCTTGAGGAGAACGATCCGCGGCGCGGCCTGCTCGAAAGCCTGTTTTACCTGGTTTACTCCGGCGGCGACGACCTGCTGGTCATCGGGCCGTGGGAGCAGACGCTGCATTTGGCTTTGCGCATCCGCAACGAGTTCCAGCGCTTTGCGGGCGGCAATCCCAATCTGCACTTGTCCGCCGGAATCGTTCTGGTCAAGCCGAACTATCCGATTCAGCGCTTTGCCGAGCTTGCCGACCGCGCCCTACATCAGGCCAAAGAAACGGAGGTCAAAGGCCGGACCCGCAATCATGTATCTATTTTCGGCAAGGTGCTGGAATGGGACGAGTTTGCCGATCTGATCGATTTCGGCATTCGCCTGGCGGAAGCCGTGCGGAGCCGCTCCGTGCCGCGCTCGATCGTCTATCTTTTGCATCGGCTGCATCTGCAGCATTTCCGCAACGGCCGTGAAAACCCGATGTGGATCCCCAAAGCCTATTATGCATTATCGCGAAGAATTCGAAAGGAGGTGCTTGAGGATGAGCGACTGAATCTGATCGAATCCGTGCGTCAGGCCATGAAGGCCATGATTGTGCCCGCGTCGTATGCCGGTTTAAAAAACAGGGAGAAAAGAAAATGA
- a CDS encoding DUF5597 domain-containing protein, with translation MISKTKILLILWQVILPILSGFCKSPLPYLQNDGNTSRLIVDGKPFLMLAGEIGNSSAFPDYLHPHWPNLAALNLNTLLTPVYWEMIEPTEGQFDFGLVDGLIADARKANIRLVLLWFGSWKNCMSCYVPSWVKIDTQRFPRAQDKSGRGMEILSPFSRANLEADARAFAALMRHLRQVDGVAHTVILVQVENEVGIIPDSRDRSVVAESLFQAPVPSELITRLMQEKERLHPTLRQAWSSGGFRTSGSWSEVFGPSPLTDDFFMAWHLARYIDQVAERGKAEYPLPMFVNAALIRPGYQPGQYASGGPLPHNLEIWKAAAPHIDFAAPDIYFGDFTDWTAQYRRPDNPLFIPEIQPGPNNGVQALYAFGQHKAMGFSPFAIESIDAETRAALADAYGLLAGMAPFLLEGYPGALSFGLLSKGPEQRQPQRLIAGDFVVNVQYDRESWERSGGLLWVLSRNEFLVAGAGLTITFESAGPEDERAGILWAQEVRFVGGAPQPIRRLNGDQTHQGRHIRLEPGKMSAQRFRLYKYR, from the coding sequence ATGATCAGTAAAACGAAAATTTTATTAATCCTATGGCAAGTGATTCTGCCGATACTGTCCGGCTTTTGCAAATCGCCGCTGCCCTACCTGCAAAATGACGGAAACACAAGCAGGCTGATCGTCGACGGCAAACCCTTTCTCATGCTCGCCGGCGAAATCGGCAACTCGTCCGCGTTTCCGGACTATCTGCATCCTCATTGGCCGAATCTGGCTGCGCTCAACCTCAACACGCTGCTGACCCCGGTTTACTGGGAGATGATCGAACCGACCGAGGGGCAATTCGACTTTGGCCTCGTCGACGGCTTGATCGCGGATGCGCGCAAGGCCAACATTCGGCTGGTTCTCCTCTGGTTCGGCTCGTGGAAAAACTGCATGTCATGCTACGTCCCTTCCTGGGTCAAAATCGATACGCAGCGCTTTCCGCGCGCCCAGGACAAATCCGGCCGCGGGATGGAAATCCTTTCACCGTTCAGCCGCGCAAATCTGGAGGCCGATGCGCGCGCCTTTGCAGCGCTCATGCGGCACCTCCGCCAAGTCGACGGCGTCGCGCATACCGTCATCCTGGTACAGGTGGAGAATGAAGTCGGCATCATCCCCGACTCGCGCGACCGCAGCGTCGTCGCCGAAAGCCTTTTTCAAGCGCCGGTACCGAGTGAACTGATAACCCGCCTGATGCAGGAAAAAGAGCGTCTGCACCCGACGCTGCGGCAGGCCTGGTCCTCCGGCGGCTTCCGCACGAGCGGCAGTTGGTCGGAGGTATTCGGCCCTTCCCCGCTCACCGACGATTTTTTCATGGCTTGGCACTTGGCGCGCTACATCGATCAGGTCGCCGAGCGCGGCAAGGCCGAATACCCTCTGCCGATGTTTGTCAACGCCGCGCTCATTCGTCCCGGCTATCAGCCCGGCCAATATGCAAGCGGCGGACCGCTGCCGCACAACCTGGAGATCTGGAAGGCGGCGGCGCCGCACATCGATTTTGCGGCTCCGGACATCTATTTCGGCGACTTTACCGATTGGACGGCCCAATACCGCCGTCCCGACAACCCGCTGTTCATTCCCGAAATCCAACCAGGTCCGAACAACGGCGTCCAGGCCCTTTACGCCTTCGGGCAGCATAAGGCTATGGGATTCAGCCCCTTCGCCATCGAGTCGATCGATGCGGAAACGCGAGCCGCGCTGGCCGACGCCTACGGTCTGCTCGCCGGCATGGCGCCGTTCCTTCTCGAAGGTTACCCGGGCGCTCTGTCCTTCGGACTGCTTTCCAAAGGGCCGGAACAACGCCAACCGCAGCGGCTGATTGCCGGCGATTTTGTCGTCAACGTTCAGTACGACCGAGAATCCTGGGAACGCAGCGGCGGCCTGCTGTGGGTCTTGTCTCGGAACGAGTTCCTTGTCGCGGGCGCCGGGCTCACGATTACCTTCGAATCGGCCGGCCCCGAAGACGAGCGCGCCGGCATATTGTGGGCGCAGGAGGTCCGCTTTGTCGGCGGCGCCCCCCAGCCGATTCGTCGGCTCAACGGCGACCAGACGCACCAGGGCCGACACATTCGTTTAGAGCCGGGCAAAATGAGCGCCCAACGTTTCCGCCTGTACAAGTACCGATGA
- a CDS encoding T9SS type A sorting domain-containing protein, which yields MMKGGIIAALIIAAAFAGSLHAAPSWFDANGVLHVPKAAKAPVIDGLMDPEVYSNVFAAPDTACYLGVREPIFDWWDFYVMHRMVWKDNMLYIWVCVQDDILYRDPGQATWQADNVELYFDGDESRGTGVYDGVDDIQLRWTFDEAEADNVIDVGYGSSGANWGFDTSVIEWAIALTEHGYNLEVAIPYPDLNIEVGRVFGFETQTGDNDGPGEGEVVYYRWKYPGLNPWTQTINHGSAVLDPARTVSDVLDVRRIDQPPVIDGKLDDIWHTIPTVSQNTYVTIPEDQYQEPIDWNDLWMNFKAAWDDENFYLYIDVVDDVQETTTGQAWEKDGIELYFDGLNEKSGTYDKNDKQTRWILHDNTVASNYPNSKHAFADTEYGWAFEIAIPFSDLHDIDPAEGHEFGFEIQVNDNDGDSQRFRETMARWWSPDNDSWRNSTLFGNAVLAGKMAAVKQKPVLLPSTVELAQNYPNPFNASTQIRFSLPREEWVRLDLYSVDGRLVKNLLHDLRAAGEHRIMIDASDLSSGIYLYQLKAGSEVLSRKLTLLK from the coding sequence ATGATGAAGGGTGGAATCATTGCAGCATTAATAATTGCCGCTGCATTTGCGGGATCTCTCCACGCGGCGCCGAGCTGGTTCGACGCGAATGGTGTTTTACATGTGCCAAAGGCCGCCAAAGCGCCGGTCATCGACGGACTGATGGATCCTGAAGTCTATTCGAACGTGTTTGCTGCGCCGGATACAGCCTGCTATTTAGGAGTTCGCGAGCCGATTTTCGACTGGTGGGATTTTTATGTCATGCACCGAATGGTATGGAAAGACAACATGCTCTACATCTGGGTATGCGTTCAGGATGATATTTTGTACCGAGATCCCGGCCAGGCGACTTGGCAGGCCGACAATGTCGAGCTTTATTTCGACGGCGACGAAAGCCGCGGCACCGGCGTCTACGACGGGGTTGACGACATTCAGCTTCGCTGGACCTTTGACGAAGCCGAAGCGGACAATGTCATCGACGTCGGCTACGGCAGCAGCGGCGCCAACTGGGGGTTCGATACCTCGGTCATCGAGTGGGCCATTGCCCTGACTGAGCACGGCTACAATCTGGAAGTCGCGATTCCCTACCCGGATCTCAACATCGAAGTCGGTCGCGTCTTCGGATTCGAAACGCAGACCGGCGATAACGACGGCCCCGGCGAGGGCGAGGTGGTCTATTACCGCTGGAAATATCCCGGACTGAATCCCTGGACGCAAACCATCAATCACGGTTCCGCCGTCTTGGATCCGGCACGGACCGTTTCCGACGTACTTGACGTCCGCCGGATCGACCAGCCGCCGGTGATCGACGGCAAACTGGACGACATTTGGCATACGATTCCCACCGTTTCGCAAAACACCTATGTGACGATTCCCGAGGATCAATACCAGGAGCCGATCGACTGGAACGACCTCTGGATGAACTTTAAAGCGGCTTGGGATGACGAAAACTTTTACCTCTACATCGACGTCGTCGATGATGTACAGGAAACCACCACCGGACAGGCTTGGGAAAAAGACGGCATCGAGCTCTATTTCGACGGACTCAATGAAAAGTCCGGCACCTACGACAAGAACGACAAACAAACGCGGTGGATCCTGCACGACAATACGGTCGCCAGTAACTATCCCAACAGCAAACACGCTTTTGCCGATACCGAATACGGTTGGGCGTTCGAAATCGCTATCCCGTTCAGCGACCTGCACGATATCGATCCGGCGGAAGGCCACGAGTTCGGCTTTGAGATCCAGGTCAACGACAACGACGGCGATTCGCAGAGATTCCGGGAAACCATGGCCCGTTGGTGGTCTCCGGACAACGACTCTTGGCGCAATTCGACTTTGTTCGGCAATGCGGTTTTGGCCGGAAAAATGGCGGCCGTAAAACAAAAACCGGTTCTTCTCCCTTCGACTGTGGAGCTTGCGCAAAACTATCCCAATCCTTTCAACGCCTCCACCCAAATCCGCTTTAGTTTGCCGCGGGAAGAATGGGTGAGGTTGGATCTCTATTCCGTCGACGGCCGCCTGGTCAAAAACCTTCTGCACGACCTGCGTGCCGCCGGCGAACACCGCATCATGATCGATGCATCCGATTTGAGCAGCGGCATCTATCTCTATCAGCTTAAGGCGGGATCCGAGGTGTTGAGCCGCAAACTGACGCTCCTGAAATAA
- a CDS encoding family 43 glycosylhydrolase, whose protein sequence is MMKRSIFQLLLLLTITGSALLGRSPSFLTFMNPIIPGDHPDCTLTRVGNDFYTTGSSFSTTPIIYHSTDLVHWEAISHPVDNSWPLWGTNPADGIWGGHLVFRNGKYWHFFGRAARMYFVTADRPEGPWSQPKEIECPPQVPGLGMDNSIFIDDDNSWYLLVKNGQSNNWIVQLGDDAQPTGVILNLCWINPAPTYPYSWAEGPVMWKRNGWYYYSFAIHIYATQRVMRSRTLTDDPGAWEFLGNFFNENDPKKGGSLYNLPNHCSPAVELDDGTWWVMYHSFGTEEWRGLGRQGLLSQVRYVDDKPIADFPINEPMKAPDLPSSGIPWMVPKSDFFDSEKLNPEWRRLGYCPQMNYSLTDRPGWLRLLPKNQHNTVVKNDAEHNYALITRVDFAPQAPNEEAGIRIMTGLQNLNARLFCTVDAARKPIIVFTFDKTRYEVENTVGSPVWLKIYRYNHNLTGFYSADGFYWTQIGAPIKVSTMDVQQPEYNAFTGNKQGLYVIGRQADFDLYIYRDAYSPIWAECYANQWGNSRLYTRQGSYLLDNIHNGDWAMYAGVEFGGADYPKQPDSLKIVASCVGDGGTVEVWLDSLETGRKIGECRISSTGDWKTFQTFTAPVEAAQGRHDLYLKFTGSSAGKLFQLQSFLFKAKGDTTVGVSDRNEPVLPRRYSLKAFPNPFNQSTILEYDLPKAGEVELSVFDLQGRRIRTFSAKANSPGKFRMVWDGKDQDGVPTCSGTYFCRLETGEQSLTTKLVLIR, encoded by the coding sequence ACCCGATCATTCCCGGCGATCACCCGGACTGCACCTTAACCCGCGTCGGCAATGACTTTTACACCACCGGCTCCTCCTTTTCGACCACGCCGATCATCTATCACTCGACCGATTTGGTGCATTGGGAGGCGATCTCGCATCCGGTGGACAACTCCTGGCCGCTTTGGGGCACCAATCCTGCCGACGGCATCTGGGGCGGTCACCTCGTCTTTCGCAACGGCAAATATTGGCATTTCTTCGGCCGCGCTGCGCGCATGTACTTTGTCACCGCCGACAGACCGGAAGGGCCGTGGAGTCAGCCGAAAGAAATCGAATGTCCGCCGCAGGTGCCCGGCCTCGGCATGGACAACTCGATTTTTATCGACGACGACAACAGCTGGTACCTGTTGGTCAAGAACGGCCAGTCCAACAACTGGATCGTCCAGCTCGGCGACGACGCGCAGCCGACCGGCGTGATCCTCAATCTCTGCTGGATCAACCCCGCGCCGACCTACCCCTACAGCTGGGCCGAAGGACCGGTGATGTGGAAGCGCAACGGCTGGTACTATTACTCTTTTGCCATCCATATTTACGCCACACAAAGGGTCATGCGCAGCCGCACCTTGACCGATGATCCGGGTGCCTGGGAGTTTCTCGGCAACTTTTTCAACGAGAATGACCCCAAAAAGGGCGGTTCGCTTTACAATCTGCCCAACCACTGCTCGCCGGCCGTCGAGCTGGACGACGGCACCTGGTGGGTGATGTACCATTCCTTCGGCACCGAGGAATGGCGCGGCCTCGGCCGTCAAGGACTGCTCAGCCAAGTCCGCTATGTAGACGACAAACCGATCGCCGATTTTCCGATCAACGAGCCGATGAAGGCCCCCGACCTGCCGTCGAGCGGCATTCCCTGGATGGTGCCGAAATCCGATTTCTTTGATTCGGAAAAACTGAATCCCGAGTGGCGGCGCCTGGGCTACTGCCCGCAGATGAACTATTCCTTAACCGACCGTCCCGGCTGGCTGCGCCTTTTACCGAAAAATCAGCACAACACCGTCGTCAAGAACGACGCCGAACACAACTATGCCCTAATCACCCGCGTTGATTTTGCCCCGCAGGCGCCGAACGAAGAGGCGGGCATCCGCATCATGACCGGACTGCAGAATCTCAACGCCCGGCTCTTTTGCACGGTCGACGCCGCCCGAAAACCGATCATCGTCTTTACGTTCGACAAGACGCGCTATGAAGTCGAAAACACCGTCGGCAGTCCCGTTTGGCTCAAGATCTATCGCTACAACCACAACCTTACCGGATTTTACAGCGCCGACGGCTTTTATTGGACGCAGATCGGCGCGCCGATCAAAGTCTCCACCATGGACGTGCAGCAGCCGGAGTACAACGCCTTTACCGGCAACAAGCAGGGACTCTATGTCATCGGCCGGCAGGCGGATTTCGATCTCTACATCTACCGCGATGCCTACTCGCCGATCTGGGCGGAATGTTATGCCAATCAGTGGGGCAACTCGCGGCTTTACACCCGCCAGGGGTCCTATCTTTTGGACAACATCCATAACGGCGATTGGGCGATGTACGCCGGCGTCGAATTCGGCGGCGCCGACTATCCCAAGCAGCCCGATTCGCTCAAAATCGTCGCCTCCTGCGTCGGCGACGGCGGCACGGTCGAGGTCTGGCTCGACTCGCTCGAAACGGGCCGCAAGATCGGCGAGTGCCGGATCAGCTCAACCGGCGACTGGAAAACCTTTCAGACCTTTACGGCTCCGGTCGAAGCCGCTCAAGGACGCCATGATCTCTATCTCAAATTCACCGGCAGCAGCGCCGGCAAGCTGTTTCAGCTGCAGTCGTTCCTTTTCAAGGCCAAGGGCGATACGACCGTCGGCGTTTCGGACCGTAACGAGCCCGTTCTGCCGCGCCGGTACAGCCTGAAGGCATTTCCCAATCCGTTCAACCAATCCACAATACTCGAATACGATTTACCCAAAGCGGGCGAAGTGGAGCTTTCCGTGTTTGACCTTCAGGGCAGGCGCATTCGCACCTTCAGCGCAAAAGCGAACAGTCCCGGCAAGTTCCGTATGGTTTGGGACGGCAAAGATCAAGACGGCGTTCCGACATGCTCGGGCACCTATTTTTGCCGCCTGGAAACCGGCGAGCAGTCGCTGACAACCAAACTGGTGCTGATTCGCTAA